From Pagrus major chromosome 9, Pma_NU_1.0, the proteins below share one genomic window:
- the LOC141002681 gene encoding olfactory receptor 6N2-like, translated as MDVELNVTYITLSGYVEVQKYRYLYFLIMFTVYILILCCNFTIVCLIWMHKNLHEPMYIFIAALLLNSVAFSTAMYPKLLTDLLSEKQLISYSACLFQFFLFYSLSGSEFLLLSAMAYDRYVSICKPLQYPTIMRKTTISIFLVLAWLLPACQIAVPVILSADMKLCYLTLKGMFCNNSIYNLNCFNSSARSIFGIIALLNIGLFPFLFILFTYTRILIISYQSNRNVRKKAAQTCLPHLLVLISFSCLCAYDVVIVRLESDFPRTARFIMTLQAVLYHPLFNPIIYGLKMKEITKHLKRLFCPAKAI; from the coding sequence atggATGTTGAACTTAATGTAACATATATAACTCTTAGTGGGTATGTGGAAGTGCAAAAATACAGATATCTGTATTTTCTGATaatgtttacagtatatattctTATACTCTGCTGTAATTTCACCATCGTGTGTCTCATTTGGATGCACAAAAACCTCCATGAGCCTATGTACATTTTCATTGCAGCTTTGCTACTGAACTCTGTTGCTTTCAGCACTGCTATGTACCCAAAGTTGTTGACTGACTTATTATCTGAAAAACAGCTCATATCATATTCAGCCTGTCTCTTTcaattttttctattttattcctTAAGTGGTTCAGAGTTCTTACTGCTGTCAGCCATGGCCTATGACAGGTATGTGTCTATATGTAAACCTCTACAATATCCAACTAtcatgagaaaaacaaccatcaGTATTTTCCTGGTTTTAGCCTGGCTTCTGCCTGCTTGTCAGATAGCAGTCCCAGTAATACTGAGTGCTGATATGAAACTCTGTTATCTTACTTTAAAAGGAATGTTTTGTAATAATTCAATTTACAATCTCAACTGTTTTAATTCAAGTGCACGATCAATATTCGGAATAATTGCTTTGCTGAACATTGgacttttcccttttctcttcaTTCTGTTTACATACACCAGGATACTTATAATATCTTACCAAAGTAATAGAAATGTCAGGAAAAAAGCAGCACAGACCTGTTTACCCCACCTGTTGGTCTTAATCAgcttttcctgtttgtgtgcgtATGATGTGGTTATAGTCCGTCTAGAATCTGATTTTCCAAGAACTGCACGTTTTATAATGACTTTACAAGCAGTTTTGTATCATCCTCTCTTCAATCCAATTATATATggactgaaaatgaaagaaattacCAAACATCTGAAGAGGTTGTTCTGTCCAGCCAAAGCGATCTGA
- the LOC141002054 gene encoding olfactory receptor 4D6-like, producing MDETFNVTYITLDGYVEIAKYRYVYFVIMFTIYILIICCNSTIVYLIVTNKNLHEPMYIFIAALLINSVLFSTAMYPKLLIDSLSEKQIISHPVCHFQFFIFYTSGGSEFLLLSAMAYDRYVSICKPLQYPTIMRKTTITMFLVLSWLLSACQVAGSAMLSAHSKVCNFTLKGIFCNNSIFKLHCETSRALSVYGVIVLLNIVFFPLLYIVFTYTMILKISYRSCREVRTKAAQTCVPHLLVLLNFSLLCTYDITILRLELDIPKTARLIMTLQLVMYHPLFNPIIYGLKMKEISKHLKRLYKRM from the coding sequence ATGGATGAAACATTTAATGTAACATATATAACTCTTGATGGGTATGTAGAAATAGCAAAATACAgatatgtttattttgtgataatgtttacaatatatATTCTGATAATTTGCTGTAATTCTACTATTGTATATCTCATTGTGACAAACAAAAACCTCCATGAGCCCATGTACATTTTCATTGCAGCTCTTTTAATCAACTCTGTTCTTTTCAGCACTGCTATGTACCCAAAGCTTCTGATTGACTCTTTATCTGAGAAACAGATCATATCACATCCTGTGTGTCACTTtcaattttttatattttacacttCAGGTGGTTCAGAGTTCTTACTGCTGTCAGCCATGGCCTATGACAGATATGTGTCTATATGTAAACCTCTGCAATATCCAACTAtcatgagaaaaacaaccatcaCTATGTTCTTGGTTTTGTCTTGGCTTTTGTCTGCTTGTCAGGTCGCTGGGTCAGCTATGTTGAGTGCTCACAGCAAAGTTTGTAACTTTACCTTGAAAGGAATCTTTTGTAATAATTCCATTTTCAAACTTCACTGTGAGACCTCAAGAGCACTATCTGTGTATGGTGTGATTGTTTTACtcaatattgtatttttccCTTTGCTGTACATAGTTTTCACATACACAATGATACTCAAAATATCCTATCGAAGCTGTAGAGAAGTGAGGACAAAAGCTGCACAGACCTGTGTACCTCACCTGCTTGTGTTACTCAACTTCTCATTGTTATGTACGTATGATATCACGATACTTAGACTGGAATTAGACATTCCAAAAACTGCACGTTTAATAATGACTTTACAGCTGGTTATGTATCATCCTCTCTTCAATCCAATCATATATGGactaaaaatgaaagaaatttcCAAACATCTCAAGAGGTTGTATAAACGTATGTGA